A window of the Streptomyces sp. NBC_00454 genome harbors these coding sequences:
- a CDS encoding dienelactone hydrolase family protein: MNIMLFHSTYGLRPAVLEAAERLRAAGHQVQVPDLFEGRTFETVEEGMAHRDGIGRDELLKRAVLASAPHSDQGLVYAGFSFGGSLAQHLALADEKARGLLLLHGTADLEDDTSVDDLPVQLHIADPDPFETHDWLNAWYLRMRRAGADVEVHRYPGAGHLFTDPGLEDYDAEAAEQAWTAALGFLDSL; encoded by the coding sequence ATGAACATCATGCTTTTCCATTCGACCTATGGGCTGCGGCCCGCGGTGTTGGAGGCGGCCGAGCGGCTGCGCGCGGCCGGGCACCAGGTCCAGGTGCCGGACCTCTTCGAGGGACGCACCTTCGAGACCGTCGAGGAGGGCATGGCCCACCGGGACGGGATCGGCCGCGACGAACTGCTCAAGCGCGCGGTGCTGGCCTCGGCCCCGCACTCCGACCAGGGGCTGGTCTACGCCGGTTTCTCCTTCGGCGGTTCGCTGGCCCAGCACCTGGCGCTGGCCGACGAGAAGGCGCGCGGGCTGCTGCTCCTGCACGGGACGGCCGACCTGGAGGACGACACCTCGGTCGACGACCTGCCGGTCCAGCTGCACATCGCGGACCCGGACCCCTTCGAGACGCACGACTGGCTGAACGCCTGGTACCTGCGGATGCGGCGGGCCGGGGCGGACGTGGAGGTCCACCGCTACCCGGGGGCCGGGCACCTGTTCACGGACCCGGGGCTGGAGGACTACGACGCCGAGGCCGCCGAGCAGGCCTGGACGGCCGCGCTCGGTTTCCTCGACTCCCTCTAG
- a CDS encoding mechanosensitive ion channel family protein, with the protein MDTHPLLRPIVVVAATLAVTLLAGWLLDVALRRADARHSETPLWGLLRRCRPPFLLVLAASLLQAMRRSRDVVGHALTLVLIAGAAWLLVRIVTAVVDSVYARYAADAEDEARVRRVRTQVTLIQRVATATVIVVAAGAMLLTFPEMRTVGTSMLASAGVLGIVAGIAAQSALGNLFAGLQIAFGDTVRIGDTVVVDKEWGTVEEITLTFLTVRTWDERRITMPVSYFTSKPYENWSRGGAQMTGTVFWHLDHSAPVDLMREELQRILKTIPEWDGRTGSLAVTDTTPHTVQIRAVVTAADADAVWTLRCAVRERLITWLVTHHPYALPRIATSEAFPPPQP; encoded by the coding sequence ATGGACACGCATCCCCTCCTGCGCCCGATCGTCGTCGTCGCCGCCACCCTGGCCGTCACCCTGCTCGCGGGCTGGCTGCTGGACGTGGCCCTGCGCCGCGCCGACGCCCGGCACAGCGAGACCCCGCTGTGGGGTCTGCTGCGCCGCTGCCGGCCGCCGTTCCTGCTGGTCCTGGCCGCCTCCCTGCTCCAGGCGATGCGCCGCAGCCGGGACGTCGTGGGGCACGCCCTGACCCTGGTCCTGATCGCGGGGGCCGCCTGGCTGCTGGTGCGGATCGTGACGGCCGTCGTGGACTCCGTCTACGCCCGCTACGCGGCCGACGCCGAGGACGAGGCCCGCGTGCGCCGGGTCCGCACCCAGGTCACGCTGATCCAGCGGGTGGCCACGGCGACGGTGATCGTGGTGGCCGCCGGGGCGATGCTGCTCACCTTCCCGGAGATGCGCACGGTCGGCACCTCGATGCTGGCCTCGGCGGGCGTCCTCGGCATCGTCGCGGGCATCGCGGCCCAGTCCGCGCTGGGCAACCTCTTCGCCGGACTCCAGATCGCCTTCGGCGACACCGTCCGGATCGGCGACACGGTGGTGGTCGACAAGGAGTGGGGCACGGTCGAGGAGATCACCCTGACCTTCCTCACCGTCCGCACCTGGGACGAGCGCCGGATCACGATGCCCGTGTCCTACTTCACGAGCAAGCCCTACGAGAACTGGTCGCGCGGCGGCGCGCAGATGACGGGCACCGTGTTCTGGCACCTGGACCACAGCGCCCCGGTGGACCTGATGCGCGAGGAACTCCAGCGGATCCTCAAGACCATCCCGGAATGGGACGGCCGCACCGGCTCCCTGGCCGTCACGGACACCACCCCGCACACGGTCCAGATCCGCGCGGTGGTCACGGCCGCGGACGCCGACGCCGTCTGGACCCTGCGCTGCGCGGTCCGCGAACGCCTGATCACCTGGCTGGTGACCCACCACCCGTACGCCCTGCCCCGCATCGCCACCTCCGAGGCCTTCCCCCCGCCCCAGCCCTGA
- a CDS encoding sensor histidine kinase yields MSGRRLGAPWRRRRPLRTRLALAVTAAVALVAVGVCAAAFFVVRGALYEQLDLSLTQSARLAAQRNPDSGPATLAGECRFLAAPACAEVVPADPAHDPAAPYLLPVSPAARAVAAGTRAPYYTDIVHAGHPARMLTTDYTKGRALQVALRADTVEKGIAEAAWWLALAGAAGVLLAALLGHWVARTGLAPVTRIAATAERITATRDPRHRIELPPPGREDEITRLAGSFNTMLEELEQSVTAQRRLVADASHELRTPLTALRTNAELLARGERLTAEQRSRASLALGRQLREATGLVNDLIELARDEEPQLLVEQVRLAPLVEHCVGAARAHWPGVSFRVRAEEGVVVAGVPARLSRLLSNLLDNAAKFSPVGAEVEVDLAVRPGGGPEVTVRDHGPGIAAGDLPFVFDRFYRAGAARALPGSGLGLAMARQIARAHAAELVAEAAPGGGALFRLAFAAPG; encoded by the coding sequence ATGAGCGGCCGACGCCTGGGCGCCCCGTGGCGGCGCCGGCGGCCGCTGCGGACCCGGCTCGCGCTGGCGGTCACGGCGGCCGTCGCGCTGGTCGCGGTCGGCGTGTGCGCGGCGGCCTTCTTCGTAGTGCGCGGCGCGCTGTACGAGCAGCTCGACCTCAGCCTCACCCAGTCGGCCCGTCTCGCGGCCCAGCGCAACCCGGATTCCGGTCCCGCGACCCTGGCGGGGGAGTGCCGGTTCCTGGCGGCGCCCGCCTGCGCCGAGGTGGTGCCGGCCGATCCGGCGCACGACCCCGCCGCGCCCTACCTGCTGCCGGTGTCCCCGGCCGCGCGGGCCGTCGCGGCGGGCACGCGGGCCCCGTACTACACCGACATCGTGCACGCCGGACATCCGGCGCGGATGCTGACCACCGACTACACCAAGGGGCGGGCGCTCCAGGTGGCACTGCGGGCGGACACCGTGGAGAAGGGCATCGCGGAGGCCGCGTGGTGGCTGGCGCTGGCGGGGGCGGCGGGGGTCCTGCTGGCCGCGCTGCTCGGCCACTGGGTCGCCCGGACCGGTCTGGCCCCGGTCACCCGGATCGCCGCCACCGCCGAACGGATCACCGCCACCCGGGACCCGCGGCACCGGATCGAACTGCCCCCGCCCGGCCGGGAGGACGAGATCACCCGGCTCGCCGGGAGCTTCAACACCATGCTGGAGGAACTGGAGCAGTCCGTGACCGCCCAACGGCGGCTCGTCGCAGACGCCTCGCACGAGCTGCGGACCCCGCTGACGGCGCTGCGCACCAACGCGGAACTGCTGGCACGGGGGGAGCGGCTGACGGCGGAGCAGCGCTCGCGGGCCTCGCTGGCGCTGGGACGGCAGCTGCGCGAGGCCACCGGGCTGGTCAACGACCTGATCGAGCTGGCCCGGGACGAGGAACCGCAGCTGCTGGTCGAGCAGGTGCGGCTGGCTCCGCTGGTGGAGCACTGCGTGGGCGCCGCGCGGGCACACTGGCCGGGGGTGTCGTTCCGGGTCCGGGCCGAGGAGGGCGTGGTGGTGGCGGGGGTGCCGGCGCGGCTCAGCCGGCTGCTGTCGAACCTCCTGGACAACGCGGCGAAGTTCAGCCCGGTGGGGGCGGAGGTGGAGGTGGACCTGGCGGTCCGGCCCGGCGGCGGGCCCGAGGTGACCGTGCGGGACCACGGGCCGGGGATCGCGGCCGGGGACCTGCCGTTTGTCTTCGACCGGTTCTACCGGGCGGGGGCGGCGCGGGCGCTGCCGGGGTCCGGGCTGGGGCTGGCGATGGCTCGGCAGATCGCGCGGGCGCATGCCGCCGAGCTGGTGGCCGAAGCCGCGCCCGGCGGGGGCGCGCTCTTCCGACTGGCCTTCGCGGCCCCCGGCTGA
- a CDS encoding response regulator transcription factor — translation MQRILVVDDEPEVRAAVEDGLAVEGYEVRGAADGLAALSEVALWQPDAVVLDVMMPVLDGLGVCRRLRAVGDRTPVLVLTALDAVSDRIDGLDAGADDYLVKPFALDELLARVRALLRRAAPDGPAGDADPLAYGDLVLDPVTRTGRRGERPLEFSRTEAALLELLLRNRGQVLPRELVLELVWGRDFGPDSNSLAVYVGYLRRKLEAGGEPRLVHTVHGVGYRLDSA, via the coding sequence ATGCAGCGGATTCTGGTGGTGGACGACGAGCCCGAGGTGCGGGCCGCCGTCGAGGACGGCCTCGCCGTCGAGGGGTACGAAGTCCGGGGCGCGGCCGACGGGCTGGCCGCCCTGTCCGAGGTGGCGCTCTGGCAGCCCGACGCGGTGGTCCTCGACGTGATGATGCCGGTGCTGGACGGGCTGGGCGTGTGCCGCCGGCTCCGCGCGGTGGGAGACCGTACGCCCGTACTCGTCCTCACGGCCCTCGACGCCGTCAGCGACCGGATCGACGGGCTGGACGCGGGAGCCGACGACTACCTGGTCAAACCCTTCGCGCTGGACGAGCTCCTGGCACGGGTACGGGCCCTCCTGCGGCGGGCCGCCCCCGACGGCCCGGCCGGGGACGCGGACCCACTGGCCTACGGGGACCTCGTGCTCGACCCCGTGACCCGCACCGGGCGGCGCGGCGAGCGGCCGCTGGAGTTCAGCCGCACCGAGGCGGCGCTCCTCGAACTGCTCCTGCGCAATCGGGGGCAGGTACTGCCGCGCGAACTCGTCCTGGAACTGGTGTGGGGGCGGGACTTCGGGCCGGACTCGAACTCCCTCGCCGTCTACGTCGGCTACCTGCGGCGGAAGCTGGAAGCCGGGGGCGAGCCGCGGCTGGTGCACACCGTGCACGGGGTCGGGTACCGGCTGGACTCGGCATGA